Genomic segment of Sphingopyxis sp. QXT-31:
CGATCGCGACGCGCTGCTGCTCGCCGCCCGACAGCTGCGCGGGATAATGGGTGAGGCGGTGACCGAGGCCGACGGCTTCCAGCTCGGCGGCGGCGCGTCCGAAGGGATCGGCATGGCCCGCCAGTTCGAGCGGCACCGCGACATTCTCCAGCGCGGTCATCGTCGGCAGCAGGTGGAAGGCCTGCAGCACGATGCCGATCCGCCCGCGCCGCGCGCGCGCGAGGCCATCCTCGTCGAGCGTCGTGAAGTCGGTTCCCGCGACATGGATCGTGCCGCCGCTCGCGCGTTCGAGCCCTGCGAGCACCGCCATCAGCGAGCTTTTGCCCGACCCCGACGGCCCGAGCAGCGCCACCGATTCCCCCGCGGCGACGCTGAGGTCGATGCCGCGCAAAATTTCGACGGGGGCCTTGTCGGTGCCCAGCGTGAGCGTCACATTATGGGCGGCGATCGCGGCGTCAGCCGACGGTCGGGAGAGCATGGTCAAGAAGGGACCCTTTGGAATGATCAAGGCCGGATGGCGCTCGTTATTGGTATATGGTTGCGTCGCTGCGCTTTGCCAACCGCTCGCGGCGTGCGGATCGGCGGAAAATGGCGCGGCTTCGACGAAGGAGGGTCCCGCTTCGACCAAGACCGCCGCGGTCCCCGCCGATGCGCCGCTGGTGATCGCTTTCGGCGACAGCCTCTATGCCGGCTACCAGCTCGGCCCGAAGGAAGGCCTCGCGCCGCAATTGCAGGCCGTGCTCGCTGCCGATGGCGTCGTCGCGCGGGTGCAGAATGCGGGCGTCTCGGGCGATACCACCGCGGCGGGGCGCCAGCGCCTCAGCTTCGTGCTCGACAATGCCAAGGTAAAGCCCGCGGTCGTGCTGCTCGGGCTCGGCGGCAACGACATGCTGCGCGGCATCGACGCCGCGCAGACCCGCGCCAATCTCGACGCGATGCTCGCCGAACTCAAGAAGCGCGAGATCCCGGTCGTCCTTACCGGCATGATGGCTTCGCCGAACATGGGCCCCGACTATGCTGCGAAGTTCAACCCCATCTACCCCGAACTTGCCGCCAAATATGACGCGAGCCTCTATCCCTTCATCCTCGACAATGTGGTGACGAACAAGGCGCTGATGCTCGGCGACAATGTCCATCCCAATGCGAAGGGGGTGGCGGTCATGGCCGAAGCGCTGGCGCCGCTGGTCGAGGAAGAATTGCCGGGCGCGGACTAACCCGCGAGCTTCTCCGCGCGCACGCGCCAGGTCGCGGCGAGCGCATCCATGTTCGCGAGGTCGCGCAGCGCCGCGGGCTCGCGCTTGCCCGCGCCGCCGATCAGCAGGGCGAACACCCGCTCGACGCTCCATTCGGGCTGCGGCCGCTTGACCAGTTCGAGGCTGTCGCCTGCTGCCGCCGCGCCCTCCTCGACCACACGGTAATACCAGCCGCTGCGCCGCGTCGTGACGACCGTGGCGGGTACGGTCGCAACCCCGAATCGGTGCCCCAGTTTCCAACACGGTTGGCGCCCTTGGCTGATCTCGACCAGCGCGCTGCCGAGGCGATAGCGGTCGCCGATGCACGCCTCGGTCTCAAGCAGCCCTTCGGTCGACACATTCTCCCCGAACGCGCCGGGCGTCTCCAGCAGCGCGTGGCCGCCGAGCTTCTCGGCCCACCAGCGATAATGGTCGCGCGGATAATGGTGGATCGCCTTGTCGGTGCCGCCATGCACGCTGAGGTCGGCCTGCTCGTCGCCCGCGATGCCGAGGAAACCGACGCGCTGCGGTCCGGCGACGGGGGTCTTGGCGATGGCGCTGGTCTCGTCGCCGCGAAAATGGCGGGCCTTGCCGGTCAGGATGGCGTCGATAGGGATGGGCATGGGATGCGGTTTAGCCATTTGGGGGCCGTGCGGGAAGCGTCTGCTTTGGGGTGGAGAGCGGACGTCGCCGATCCTCCCCCGCAGGGGGAGGGGGACCACCCGAAGGGTGGTGGAGGGGTACGTGCAGTCGAGCGCGGTGCATGATCTCTCGTACCCCTCCACCATGCTTCGCATGGTCCCCCTCCCCGTTCCGGGGAGGATCGGCTTTGGCAGCAAACGCCCGAAGTCCGCCGCCGCCGCCCAAACGAAAAAGGGCGACCCTTTCAGGCCGCCCTTTCCCTTTACCGTCAGGCCTTCAAATCAGAAGGCGAAGCCGAGACCGGCAACCGCGGTGTTGATGTCGGTGCCGTTCAGCAGGAAGCGGCGGTACTCCACCTTCCCGTAAACGTTCGAACCGAACTTGTGCTGATAACCGGCGCCGATGTGCGCGGCGTCGCCGTCGTTGAAGCTGTAACCGGCGGCGGCATAGAGCTTGCCCTGCTCGCCGATCTTGGCGCCGACGCGGCCGGTCAGGCCGAACACGACGTCCGTGCCACCGACGAGAATCTTGTCGGCCGAAGCTTCGACGCCGGCAAAGGCGCTCGAACCCAGGTCGAAATCATAACCAGCGGCGACACCGGCCACGGCTTCTTCGCTACCACCGGCCCAGGCGATACCGCCGCGGGCTTCGATACGGCCTTCGCCGCCTTCGGCAGCGAACGACGGGGTGGCAACGACGGCCGAGAGGAGAGCGGCTGCAACTGCGAACTTCTTCATTTTCTTTTCCTTTGCTTTGCGGGATCACTTCTTTTTGTCGATCGCGACCCGGGGCCTAAATGGCGTTCGAAGCTGTCGCGTCAATGAATGGACCCTTCAAAATGTGACAATTTTCTTACCTGTGTTGTTTTTGCAACACACGGCGCCGCAGGCGCGACGAGGGGCGGGGCGTGGCTGGGCGTCCCGAACGATCAATATCGGTGGAGAGGATTGCGGCGCGTGCGCCCGTCAGCCGAGCGCCGCCTGCTTTTCCTCGGCGATGCGGTCGAGTTCGGCGCGGGTCGGCTTCGTCGCGGCGCTTTTCAGCTGCCCGCACGCCGCCATGATGTCGCGCCCGCGCGGGGTGCGCACCGGCGCCGAGATGCCCGCCTTGAAGATGAGGTTGCTGAAAGCCTTGACGCGTTCGGGCGTCGAACATTCGTAAGGCGCGCCGGGCCAGGGGTTGAAGGGGATGAGGTTCACCTTTGCGGGCAGCTTATATTGCTTGATCAGCCGGACGAGTTCGCGCGCATCGTCGTCGCTGTCGTTCTTGTCCTTCAGCATCACATATTCGAAGGTGATGCGCCGCGCATTGTTCGCGCCCGGATAGTCGGCGCACGCCTGCAGCAATTCCTCGATGCCGTATTTGCGGTTGAGCGGCACGATCTCGTCGCGGATTTCCTTGCTGACCGCGTGGAGCGACACGGCAAGGTTTACGCCGATCTCCTCGCCCGCGCGCGCCATCATCGGCACCACGCCGCTGGTCGACAGGGTGATGCGGCGCTTCGACAGCGCCAGCCCGTCGCCGTCCATCACGATCTTGAGCGCGCCCTTGACCTCGTCGAAATTATAGAGCGGCTCGCCCATGCCCATCATCACGATGTTGGTGAGCATCCGGCCGTCGGCGGTATAGTGCCCGACCGCATCGTCGTCGGCATCCTCGTCCTCGGGATCGGCGCCGAAGCCAGCCATCGTGCCCTTCGGCCATTCGCCGAGCGCGTCGCGCGCCAGCAGCACCTGTCCGACGATCTCGCCCGCACCCAAGTTGCGGACGAGGCGCATCGTGCCGGTGTGACAGAAACGGCAGTTCAGCGTGCAGCCGACCTGGCTCGACACGCACAGCGTTCCCCGATCGGCGTCGGGGATGAACACCATCTCATATTCCTGGCCGTCGGCGGCGGCGAGCAGCCATTTGCGCGTGCCGTCGCTCGACACCTGCGCCTCGCGCACGGTGGGGCGGCCGATGATGAACCGGTCGGTCAGCCAGGGGCGCATCGTCTTGGCGATGTCGGTCATCGCCTCGAAATCGGTGACCCCGCGGTGATAGATCCAGTGCCAGATCTGCTTGGCGCGCAGCTTCGCCGCCTTGGCGTCGAGCCCGGCCTCGACGAGCACGCCGCCGATGGCTTCGCGGGTCAGCCCGACCAGGTCGATGCGGTTGCCCCCGCGCAAGGGAACGGTGCCCGTGGTAACGGGGTCGATATGGCCGGGGATCTGCATGATGCGCGGCCATATAGGGGGGAAGGGCGACTTGTTCAATCTATGCTCATCCCCTCCCGCCTGCGGGAGGGGAGAGAAAGGTCAGTGCGCCCGCGCCTCGCCCAGCGCTTCGCCGAAGGGTTCGGCGCAGCCCACGGCTTCCTCGGGCGGCACGCCCGCGCATTTGGGGAAGATCGCGTCGAGGCGGCGCTTCAGCGTGTCGTCGAAGGTCGGCTGGTTCGAGATTCGCGCGTTGCACACGGTGAGTTCCGACCGGATCGCACCCTTGATCCGCTCGAGCCCGTCGGGGGTCAGGATACCCGCGTTGAGCAATTCCTCGCACAGCTGGATCAGCCCGACGGTGGTGGCATGCGCGCGCAGGCCGATGAAATCGAGCGTCCGGTGCCGCTCGCGGGCTTCCGCATCACAGCGGCTTGTACCAGTCATTCCGGCATCTCCCTCTCCGTTGCCGTTTGCGACCGCACGGCGCGCTTGAGGGCGTCTGTCCGTATCGTTCGGGAGGGATCATGCGCTGAGTCGGGGCCATCGGCAAGCGCTTATGTAACTAAGTGTCTCCACGCGGGCCGCGAACGCAATTTCCCCTCCCGCAAGCGGGAGGGGCAGCGAGACTTGCGAACTTGTCCGCTAGTCGCAGCGGGGTGGGCATCGCAGCGGCCGGTGCTCGCCACGCTCGCGCCCACCCCCCGACCCCCTCCCGCTTGCGGGAGGGGGAATCCATCACAGCGACTTCAGCATCGCCAGCACCTGCGGCACATTGCCGTTCGCCTCGGCATTGCGGAGCGGCAGGACATTCTGCACCAGGATCTCCTCGGGCGTCGGCTGCTGCGCGAACAGGGTCATCACCTCGTCGGCGAAGTCGCCCAGCGGCATATAGCCCTCGCGTGTCGACTGGCCGGGGGTCAGGTCGGTGCGCACCGCGGGCGGCGCCAGCTCGATCACCTCGACCTTGCCCGCGAGCTGGATTCGCAGCGCAACCGAATAGCTGTGCATCGCCGCCTTGGTCGCCGAATAGGTCGGCGCCCCCGGCAGCGGCACAAAGGCGAGGCCCGAGGTGACGTTGACGATCGCCGCGCCCTCCTGCGCCGCCAGATGGTCGACCAGCGCGTCGATCAGCCGAATCGGGCCGAGGATATTGGTCACGACCGTCGCCTCGGCATGATCGAGGTCGCGCTTCGCGCTGGCATCCTCGGTCGCCATGATGCCTGCATTATTCACCAGCACATTGAGATCGGGATAGCGCGCGACGATGTCCTTGGCAAAGGCTGTGATCGCATCGGCGTCGGTGACGTCGAGCGCCACGGCCGTCATATTCGCGCGTCCCGCGATCGCGGCGTCGAGCTTCGCGGCGTTGCGCCCGGTGACGATTACGCGGTTGCCCGCGTCGTGCCAGCGCAGCGCCAGCGCCAGTCCGATGCCCGAGCCGCCGCCGGTGACGAGAATGGTGTTGCCTGTGGTCTTCATGGTCGTTCCTCCATTGGGGGTGGTGAGACCGTCGAGATATCGCTATACTCTCCAAAAGGAAGTAGGCACCCGAAAGTGCTGTACTTACCGCAAAGAGAGATTTGGATTTTCAGCGATGCACAGCCCCGAAAAAATTTCCTACGATCCCGATGCGCCCGGCGACCCGCGCGTCGAGGCGCTGGTCAACGAACTCATCGGCCGAGTCGCCGACAAATGGACATTGCTGCTTTTGGAGGCGCTGGAGGAGTATGGCGAGAGCCGTTTCACACGGCTGGCGCAGCTCGTGCCGGGGATCAGCCAGAAGATGCTGACGCAGACACTGCGTGCGATGGAGCGCGACGGGCTGGTCCACCGCACCGTGCATCCGGTGATTCCGCCCAAGGTCGAATATCGGCTGACCGGGCTGGGGCACAGCCTCGGCGAGGCCTTTTGCGGGGTCTGGCAATGGGCCGAGGCGCATCTGTGCGAAGTCGAGGAAGCGCGCGCCGAATTCGACGGCCGTGGCTGACGGCAAAAGGCCGTGTTTCCCCGCCGGGGCGGGGAAACACGGAATCGCCTGGAGTGCCTTCAGGCTTTGGTGGATTATTTCGCGAGCGCGCTCACGCGGATCGGCTCGGCGCGCGCCGCGCTGGCGATGACCGCGTCGGCCTGCGCCGTCGCAAGCTGCCGCGTGTCGCGGCGGCACTGGCGCACGTCGTTGGTGCCCGCGAAGTCGAAGTTCGACACCGGGCCGCAGACTTCGACGACCGCGCGCCAGATGCGCCGGTCGAGCGCCTTCGCGCCCGCCTTGGTCGCGAGGTCGAGATCCTTGTGCTGGACCACCACGCTGGGATTGGCGGGGAGATTGGCGGGCGCGTCCTGGGCGAATACGGGCTGGCCGACCGAGGCGGTGGCGAGCGCGGCGAGGATCAGAAGCTTTTGCATCTTGTGTCTCCTTCGTCCGGCTGAAGAGGAGGGGAGGAAGCCGGTAGGCGACAGATAGGCTGCACGCGAACGCCACGGGAGCAACGATGTTGCCGGACTATTCTGCAAAATTGCAGAATGGCGCAGGGGCGATTATGGCGCACAAGACGCCATGTACGACTGGAACGACCTCAAGGCCTTTCTCGCGGTCGCCGAGACCGGCAGCACGCTGGCGGCGGCGCAGGCGCTGCGCGTCAGCCAGACCACCGTCGCGCGCCGAATCGCCGCACTGGAGGAAGCGACCGGGCTCAATCTGTTCGAGCGGCGCCAGGCGGGCTATGCGCTGACCCCGGTGGGCGAGGCGATGATGGCGAGCGCGCTCGCGGTGCGCGACGCCGCCGACCGCTTCGGCGACGCCGCGGGCGCCAAGTCGCGCGATGCCGGCGGCACGGTGAGCCTGACGACGATGGAAATCTTCGCGGTGACGATCCTGCCGCCGATCCTCCGCGACCTGCGCGCCGAGCATCCCGGTATCCACATCCATCTCGAGACGACCGACGAGCCGCGCGACCTCGCGTCGGGTGCCGCCGACATCGCGATCCGCAGCACCAAGCAGCCGTCGGGCGGCGGGCTCGTCGGGCGGCGCATCGCCGACAATCCCTGGACCGTCTATTGCAGCCGCGACTATGCCGACCGCCACGGCATCCCGCACACGCGCGAGGAACTGGCGGCGCACCCGTTCATCGGCGGCGGCGGCTATGTCTGGGAACCCTATCAGGCGTGGCTGCGGCGGCATGGCCTGGAGAATTCGGTCGTCATGCAATATGACAGCGCTTCGGGCCTGCTCGCGGGCGTGCGGTCGGGCATGGGGCTCAGCGTCCTGCCGGCCTTTCTCGCCGACCGCGAGCCCAGCCTCGTCCGCTGTATTCCGGCGATGAGCGAGGACACAACCGGGCTGTGGCTGTTGACCCACGAACGGCTCCGGCATGTGCCGCGCGTGCGGCTGGTGCTCGACTTCCTCGCTGCCGCGCTGACGCGGCTGGCGCGGAGCTAGGCGGCGCCGCTCAATCCAGGCGATGATTGCCGTCGAGCGAGTCGGCCAGCGCCTTCACCAGCGCGGCTTCCTCCGGCCCCAGTGCGGCAAACCTCTTGTAGAGCCGTGGGTGGTGAAGCGCGAGGCCATAGCCGGCGAACCGGCCGAAACTGGGGCAATCCCTGGGGAGCGACTCGCGGTCGAGATCGGGCCCGGCGCGCCACTCGCCGGCGAGAATACGGCTGTTGACGATGTCGAACAACGCCGGGCCGGTCGCGGCAAACTCGTCTTCGGGCAACGCCGCGAGCATCATCGCGGCGTCGCGGACACGATAATATTTGCCGCCCGCGCGCGCCGCCTTCAGCCAGGTGACCAGCCTTTGCCCGTCGCCGGGACGGAACAGCCTTGGCGTGTCGCACATCCGCTGAAAGATGTTGCCATCGTTCGGCTCCAGCGGCGCCTCGGCGACGTTGCGCCAGAAGGCCGCGATGCGTTCGCGCTCGTCCGCCGCCGCTGCGGCCAGGCTCGCCGCGAGCAGCCCGCTTTCGCCATCGGCTCCGAACAGCGTCGTATCGTCGTTGCGCCCGCCATCCTCCGCCCGCGCGGTGAACAGCCGTGGCAGCATATGATAGTCGTTGCTCCACTCCGGCCCCAGCCGCACCGTCTTGTCGGGCGCAAAGCCGATATGCCATTCGCTCTTGCCGCCGAAGATCGCGGTCCAGTGAAAGACGGTGAAGATCGGTACGGGCGCGACGATATGCGCATGGCCCCAGACCACCACGCGCTCGCCCGCGCCATCGGTGAGGCTCAGCCGGTGCAGGTAGCCGCCCACCAACAGCGAGCGATAGCGCGCGATCGTCGCGGTCAGCCCCTCGACCGGCTCATCGTCGGCGGGGCGTTGCAGCACCGGCTTGGCGTCGGCACGCGGCAGGTGCCAGCCGGCGGGGCCGACATCCTTGCACGCCGCGCGCAACCGCGTCATGCCCTCTGCCGACAATCGGTGCAGCATCACTGGCTGCGCCGGGCGCTGGCCGCGCAACGGCGGGCCGGGCAACGACAGGACACGCGCGATATCGGCGCTGTCGATCAGGGTGCGCGCTTTCGACGCGGTATGCACTTCACCCGTCACGATCACCGTCGCGTCGCCGGGATCGACCGGCGACCAGCTGTCGGCCGCCGCCCGCAAGTCGGCCAGCTTCCTCTTGCCGCCGATCCGCTGCACCGCATAGAGCAGCACGAACCCCGCCGGCAGCGCCGCCCACCACGGCGCGACACGCCCCATCGCCACGTCGATCGTCAGCAGCAGCATCGACCCCGCGATCAGCACGCCCTGCGCCAGCGGCGCGCGGAACGCCATCATCCCCCAGGCGACGATCGGGATCGACATCGGGATGCCGAGCATCAGCGCGGCCACGAGGGGATGCCACCAGGCGAGGCCGCTCCCGGGCGCGGTCGCCGCCGACAGCGCCAGCCGCGTCACCCACAGGATCGGGCCGAGCAAAAAGGCGATACCGATCAGCGGGTGATAGGGGATCGGCATCGTAGCGATCGGGAAGATCCAGCGAAACCCCAATGTTCGCAAAACACCGCCGATCGCCATACCGCTCCGCCCCGCCATCTGAGGGGGAATAATAACCGCCTTTCCTTTCACTTGCGTTAGGGAAAGCGGGTTCGCAAAAAGCGCCTTCCCAAGGATTCACATGTGATCCAAGCTGGAGGATGAAGACTCGTCCAAGCCGTTGCGCCCGCGCGCTGCCGATCGCCGCCCTCAGGCGGCGCCTATGCGCCGAACCGCGATTCCAGTGTGACGTTGCGCAGTTTTGGGTGCTTTTTCGGCCGGGCCTCACCCCAGCCTTGCGCACCCCAATGCCGCCGCGTCGATCGCCGTCGCCGCCCCGCGCAGGCGGTAGGTATCGGCGATCGAGCCGCCGCTCGTGCTGGTGCTTTCGACGCTCATGCTCGGTGCCGACCGCATCGCGGCGACGATCGCCGCGTCCATCCGCGCGTCGCTGGCCCAGCCGTGCGCGCCGTTGCCCGTCAGGATGAAGCGGCGGCTGCCGATCGTCAGCCGCAGTTCGGCGCCTTCGCGGCGCGCCTTCGACAGCCGGATGTAGAATTGCCCGCGGATGCGCGACTTGGGCCAATAACCGACGCTGGCATAGGCTTTGACCTGCGGCGTGCCGATCGTCGCCGCGGGCGCGGCGATCGCATAGCAGCGCGGCGTGCCGGGATCGCGAAATGCGCCCCAGCCGTCGAAGATGCCGAGCGCGGTGCGCGGCGCCGCGAGCGCCACGGCGGGGGCCGCCGCCAGCAGGAGCAAAAGGGGGAGGGCGCGGCGCATCGCGCCTCGATTGCGCGATTGGTCCGCCTTTGCAAGCATGGCTTGCACGCCGCCACGCGCACGTTAAGGATGGGTGACATTTTCGGGGGCAGGGAATCGGGGTCTTTGGGCCCGCAGTGCCCTTGACCCTCCAGGGGCTTCTCCCGCACGAGCATTAGGATGGCGGAATACAAATGAAAGCGACGATCGAACGCGCGGTACTTCTGAAAAGCCTCGGCCACGTCCAGTCGGTGGTCGAACGGCGCAACACCATCCCCATCCTATCGAACGTGCTGATCGAGGCCGACGCCACCGGTCAGTTGAAACTCATGGCGACCGACCTCGACCTGCAGGTGGTCGAGACGATCGCGGCGAAGGTCGAAACCGCCGGCACCACCACCGTGTCAGCGCATACCCTGTTCGAAATCGCCCGCAAGCTGCCCGAGGGCGCCGAGGTCAGCCTCGCCGCCGCCGAGGGCAAGATGCAGGTCAAGGCCGGCCGCTCGAACTTCAACCTGCCGACGCTGCCGCGCGACGATTTCCCGGTGATCGCCGAGGGCGACCTGCCGACCAATTTCGAACTGCCCGTCGCCGAGCTGATCGAGATCATCGACAAGACGCGCTTTGCCATCTCGACCGAGGAAACGCGCTATTATCTGAACGGCATCTTCTTCCACGTTGCCGAGGATGCGACGGGCCCGGTGCTCAAGGCCGCGGCGACCGACGGCCACCGCCTCGCGCGCTACACCGTGACGCGCCCCGACGGCGCGGCGTCGATGCCCGACGTCATCGTGCCGCGCAAATGCGTCGGCGAAATTCGCAAATTGCTCGACGAGGCCGAGGGTAATGTCGAGATCAGCCTGTCGGCGACCAAGATCCGCTTCCAGCTGGGCAACGCCGTGCTCACCTCGAAGCTGATCGACGGCACCTTCCCCGATTACAGCCGCGTCATCCCGACCGCGAACGACCGCCTGCTCAAAGTCGATCCGAAGAGTCTTTTTCAGGGCGTCGACCGCGTCTCGACGATCGCCAGCGAAAAGACCCGCGCGGTCAAGGTCGGGCTCGACAAGGACCGCATCACGCTCAGCGTCACCAGCCCCGAAAACGGCACCGCCGCCGAGGAACTCGCCGCGGCTTACGACAGCGAGGCGATGGAGATCGGCTTCAACGCGCGTTATCTCAGCGACATCCTCGGCCAGGTCGACGGCGACAATGTCGAGCTGCACTTGGCCGACGCCAACGCCCCGACGCTGATCCGCGAAAGCGAGAAGAGCCCGGCGCTGTACGTGCTGATGCCGATGCGGGTCTAATTCCTTGTCCCTTGATGGGAGAAGGATATGAAGCCTTGCGCCTTTGGCGCTAGGCGGAGTTGGATGAGGGTGATGGTGCGTCCTTGCACCGTCCCGTTCAGGCCGAGACCCCACCCCTACCGCTGCGACTAAGCGACTGCGTCGCCAAGTCTCGCTGCCTCCCCCATCAAGGGGGAGGGGGTTTATTGGTGTTCAGCCTTACCCCGCCTTCGCCACCCGCCAGATCACCCCGCCGGTGTCGTCGGCGATCAGCGCGCTGCCGTCCTTGGCGACCTTCACATCGGCCGGGCGGCCGCGGGTCGTCTTGCCGTCCTTGCCCAGGAACTGGTCGAGCAGCGCGATCGGCAGCGCCTCGGCGGGTTTGCCGTTGGCGCCGAACTTCACGAACACGACGTCGTATCCCGACACCGGCTCGCGGTTCCACGAGCCGTGGCGGGCGATCAGCGCGCCATTGGCGAAACGCTCGCCGAGGTCGAGCCCTTGGGTGAAGGTCATGCCGAGCGGCGCGGTGTGGGCGCCCAGCGCATATGCGGGGCGCCGGACATATTGGCGGCGATCCTCGGCCTCGGGCTCGACCCGTGGGTCGACGAAGCCGCCCCAATAATACCAGGGCCAGCCATAGAAATCGCCCTCGTCGACTTCGGCCAGATAGTCGGGGACCAGGTCGCTGCCGAGCATGTCGCGCTCGTTGACCACGGTCCACAGCTGGTCGCTGCCGGGGTAGAAGGCGACGCCGACGGGGTTGCGGATGCCCGCGGCGAAGGTGCGCATATATTTATTCTCGGGCCGCACCTCGAGCACCGCGGCGCGGCGGAACTCGCGATTCATGCCCTTTTCGCCGATGTTCGAATCGGCGCCGACGCCGATGTACAGCCAGCCATTGGGCGCCGCGGCCAGGCTCTTGGTCCAGTGGCGGTTGGTGCCCTTGGCGGGCAGGTCGACGATCTTGACGGGCTTGCCGCTCATCTTGGTCTCGCCCGCAACATAAGGGAAAGCGAGCAGCGCGTCGGTATTGGCCACATAGAGCGTGTCGCCGACCAGCGCCATGCCATAGGGCGAGTTGAGGCCGGTGATATACGCGCTCTTGACCTCGGCCTTGCCGTCGCCGTCGGCGTCGCGGAGCAGGGTGATGCGGTTCGCCGACGGGCGGCGGCCGGTGCCGCCCTTGGTCATCAGCTTGCTCATCACCGCGCCCTCGATGCCCGATGTGTCGCGCGGCGGGCTCTGGCTCTCGGCCGTGAGCACGTCGCCGTTCGGGAGCACGAGGATGGTGCGCGGATGGTCGAGCCCCTCGGCGAAGCGCTGGACGGTCAGGCCGGCGGCGGCGCGCGGCGCCTGGCCTGCGGGCCAGCTCGTCGCCTCGGGCACATTGATCGTCGGGATGGTCTGCGCGTCCTGCGCGCCCATCACCGGCACCCGGCCGCTCGTCTCGGCGGTCGAGAAGCGCGCCACATCGGGTCGCGACATGATGTAGAGCGTGATGCCCCCGACGATCA
This window contains:
- a CDS encoding outer membrane protein is translated as MKKFAVAAALLSAVVATPSFAAEGGEGRIEARGGIAWAGGSEEAVAGVAAGYDFDLGSSAFAGVEASADKILVGGTDVVFGLTGRVGAKIGEQGKLYAAAGYSFNDGDAAHIGAGYQHKFGSNVYGKVEYRRFLLNGTDINTAVAGLGFAF
- a CDS encoding ABC transporter ATP-binding protein produces the protein MLSRPSADAAIAAHNVTLTLGTDKAPVEILRGIDLSVAAGESVALLGPSGSGKSSLMAVLAGLERASGGTIHVAGTDFTTLDEDGLARARRGRIGIVLQAFHLLPTMTALENVAVPLELAGHADPFGRAAAELEAVGLGHRLTHYPAQLSGGEQQRVAIARAMAGEPAILFADEPTGNLDTATGHAIVDLLFSRGKALGATLLVITHDPELAEHCDRVLVMHDGRIDEERAGRTPR
- a CDS encoding UrcA family protein — protein: MQKLLILAALATASVGQPVFAQDAPANLPANPSVVVQHKDLDLATKAGAKALDRRIWRAVVEVCGPVSNFDFAGTNDVRQCRRDTRQLATAQADAVIASAARAEPIRVSALAK
- a CDS encoding arylesterase yields the protein MIKAGWRSLLVYGCVAALCQPLAACGSAENGAASTKEGPASTKTAAVPADAPLVIAFGDSLYAGYQLGPKEGLAPQLQAVLAADGVVARVQNAGVSGDTTAAGRQRLSFVLDNAKVKPAVVLLGLGGNDMLRGIDAAQTRANLDAMLAELKKREIPVVLTGMMASPNMGPDYAAKFNPIYPELAAKYDASLYPFILDNVVTNKALMLGDNVHPNAKGVAVMAEALAPLVEEELPGAD
- the dnaN gene encoding DNA polymerase III subunit beta, whose product is MKATIERAVLLKSLGHVQSVVERRNTIPILSNVLIEADATGQLKLMATDLDLQVVETIAAKVETAGTTTVSAHTLFEIARKLPEGAEVSLAAAEGKMQVKAGRSNFNLPTLPRDDFPVIAEGDLPTNFELPVAELIEIIDKTRFAISTEETRYYLNGIFFHVAEDATGPVLKAAATDGHRLARYTVTRPDGAASMPDVIVPRKCVGEIRKLLDEAEGNVEISLSATKIRFQLGNAVLTSKLIDGTFPDYSRVIPTANDRLLKVDPKSLFQGVDRVSTIASEKTRAVKVGLDKDRITLSVTSPENGTAAEELAAAYDSEAMEIGFNARYLSDILGQVDGDNVELHLADANAPTLIRESEKSPALYVLMPMRV
- the rlmN gene encoding 23S rRNA (adenine(2503)-C(2))-methyltransferase RlmN, with amino-acid sequence MQIPGHIDPVTTGTVPLRGGNRIDLVGLTREAIGGVLVEAGLDAKAAKLRAKQIWHWIYHRGVTDFEAMTDIAKTMRPWLTDRFIIGRPTVREAQVSSDGTRKWLLAAADGQEYEMVFIPDADRGTLCVSSQVGCTLNCRFCHTGTMRLVRNLGAGEIVGQVLLARDALGEWPKGTMAGFGADPEDEDADDDAVGHYTADGRMLTNIVMMGMGEPLYNFDEVKGALKIVMDGDGLALSKRRITLSTSGVVPMMARAGEEIGVNLAVSLHAVSKEIRDEIVPLNRKYGIEELLQACADYPGANNARRITFEYVMLKDKNDSDDDARELVRLIKQYKLPAKVNLIPFNPWPGAPYECSTPERVKAFSNLIFKAGISAPVRTPRGRDIMAACGQLKSAATKPTRAELDRIAEEKQAALG
- a CDS encoding MOSC domain-containing protein, which codes for MPIPIDAILTGKARHFRGDETSAIAKTPVAGPQRVGFLGIAGDEQADLSVHGGTDKAIHHYPRDHYRWWAEKLGGHALLETPGAFGENVSTEGLLETEACIGDRYRLGSALVEISQGRQPCWKLGHRFGVATVPATVVTTRRSGWYYRVVEEGAAAAGDSLELVKRPQPEWSVERVFALLIGGAGKREPAALRDLANMDALAATWRVRAEKLAG
- a CDS encoding LysR family transcriptional regulator → MYDWNDLKAFLAVAETGSTLAAAQALRVSQTTVARRIAALEEATGLNLFERRQAGYALTPVGEAMMASALAVRDAADRFGDAAGAKSRDAGGTVSLTTMEIFAVTILPPILRDLRAEHPGIHIHLETTDEPRDLASGAADIAIRSTKQPSGGGLVGRRIADNPWTVYCSRDYADRHGIPHTREELAAHPFIGGGGYVWEPYQAWLRRHGLENSVVMQYDSASGLLAGVRSGMGLSVLPAFLADREPSLVRCIPAMSEDTTGLWLLTHERLRHVPRVRLVLDFLAAALTRLARS
- a CDS encoding SDR family oxidoreductase produces the protein MKTTGNTILVTGGGSGIGLALALRWHDAGNRVIVTGRNAAKLDAAIAGRANMTAVALDVTDADAITAFAKDIVARYPDLNVLVNNAGIMATEDASAKRDLDHAEATVVTNILGPIRLIDALVDHLAAQEGAAIVNVTSGLAFVPLPGAPTYSATKAAMHSYSVALRIQLAGKVEVIELAPPAVRTDLTPGQSTREGYMPLGDFADEVMTLFAQQPTPEEILVQNVLPLRNAEANGNVPQVLAMLKSL
- a CDS encoding winged helix-turn-helix transcriptional regulator, whose amino-acid sequence is MHSPEKISYDPDAPGDPRVEALVNELIGRVADKWTLLLLEALEEYGESRFTRLAQLVPGISQKMLTQTLRAMERDGLVHRTVHPVIPPKVEYRLTGLGHSLGEAFCGVWQWAEAHLCEVEEARAEFDGRG